ACAATCGAATACTTTCAGCGATGACTTCAAAGTAGCCGACATAGAGCGCCGTGCTCAGTGTCATGATGTTGAGCCACAAAAAACCAGACAGCCCAAGCCGGAGCAGCAAGTCACGTTTTTCTTCGTCGTGAGCATCCTGTTCGCCGGTAAATTCGCTGGCGTGATATCCAAGCTGTTCAATCCGTTCAATGAGGCGTGTCGGTGGTAAACATTGGGGAGCGAATCTGACTTTGACCAGATCGGAAGCAAAAAACGCTTCGGCTTTGATGACACCTGGTTCTTTGGAAACCACATGTTCAATCAACCAGGCACAGGAGGCGCACCACATGCCTCCGACGTGAATTAAAATTTCCTGCCCTGGCGTTTCAGGTGAATCCGTGGTTTTGGCGGCTGATTTTGGCGACTGATCTTGTCTGTTTGAAATCAACCCCATCCGAAGGCTTTGTTGATACAGTTCTGTCTCCCGAAAATCATCCCCTGGCTGACACAGGCCGCTTTCAATCAAAATGCTGTACACATTCATACACCCAGCACAGCAAAAGCACGTGTCCTGACGAACAAACCGCGATGATTCGCAGGGAAGGCCACAAAGACCACATTCAGGGCTTGGGGCTGCAAAATCAGGGTTCCGGGTTCCGGGTTCCGGGTTCCGGGTCGCCAAATCAAGGTTGGTCATAGACGGTTATCCACAGTGTTTATAAGGATATTGTTATAGGAACAAACAATCTGCCTGAAAACCCGGAACCCGGAACCCGGAACCCGGAACCCGAATTAAGGCATTGATCGGCTTGCCTTTTTCATCCAGTAGAATCGGGTTGGCCCGTTTGGCAATAACATAAGCCGCCACCAGGATGGCAAGAAACAAAACAATGATAAAGGCAAAATAGGCTTTGAGAACCACGTCCTGACGGGTCGCAACAAAGGTGAACAGTTTTTTCATTGCGGCTTTTTCCTTTCCATCGGGGTGATAAAGGTCATCGGAATTGAGTCTTCGGTTGGGTCAGGTGCCGTTCGGGAGACAAATTGAAAGTGGTTGACACCCGCCGGGATATCCGCCGGATCAACCATAAGTTCAATTTCTTCATTTCTGACTTCGCCGGCTTTGATCTGGAGCGGATTGGATTTCATCAGCAGTTGAGCTGTGTCGAGTCCTTTTACTTCCAGGGTAAAGGTTTCATCTCTGGTTCCACGATTGGCGACAGTCAACCGAAACGTATTGAAAACCTTCCCATTTTCAATTCGATACAGTGTGGCTCTGACCGGCAGAATGTGTACCAGCACTGCTCGCCGCATTGCCAGCGCCACCCATAACCCGGAGGCATAAAACACCAGCACCAGCATCACCACGGCCCGTTTGGCATCGAGCAACCCCAGGCGGCGATACCAGGGGGCATTCTTTTCAGTAAACAACTCGCCTTTTTCGCCCCAGGCATAATGAATCAACCCTGGTTTGCCTTTGCGGCCCAAAATATCGGCACAGGCATCAATACATTCACCACAATGGACACATTCAATCTGATCTGGCGACTTGCGGATATCAATTTCCATCGGGCAGATTTTGACGCATTTCTTACAGTCAATGCACTGTTTCTGTTCGTCGCGATAATGAACCAGCAGCGTGTTTTTATCGCTCAAGATGCCTTGCAGGTATCCGTACGGGCAGATCGTCGTGCAAAACCGCTGCCGGACATACATAAAATCAATAAAGGTAATCAACGTGGTTGCCGCCCCACTGATGCCAGCCGCCGTTTTCAGGTCAAATGCCAGCAAGCGCTGGATCAAATCGCGTGGTTCGACAAAGTAGGAAATAAAAACAAATGATAAAAAAACCGATCCCACCCCAACCACTGAGTAAAAAAC
The Acidobacteriota bacterium DNA segment above includes these coding regions:
- a CDS encoding 4Fe-4S binding protein, whose amino-acid sequence is MPVTETEPVVSPPVPAPKPKPESKKFPPPKPVYHPVRKAIHAMCVVIFVALPFFNVMRFDIPRQRFYIIGQELWINEFGIIFFSLMFLMFLIAAISMIYGRVYCGYMCPQMIFSEAATEFELAIKRWTNKKFPKMDLKKRSWLNTGVFYSVVGVGSVFLSFVFISYFVEPRDLIQRLLAFDLKTAAGISGAATTLITFIDFMYVRQRFCTTICPYGYLQGILSDKNTLLVHYRDEQKQCIDCKKCVKICPMEIDIRKSPDQIECVHCGECIDACADILGRKGKPGLIHYAWGEKGELFTEKNAPWYRRLGLLDAKRAVVMLVLVFYASGLWVALAMRRAVLVHILPVRATLYRIENGKVFNTFRLTVANRGTRDETFTLEVKGLDTAQLLMKSNPLQIKAGEVRNEEIELMVDPADIPAGVNHFQFVSRTAPDPTEDSIPMTFITPMERKKPQ